Within the Gloeomargarita sp. SRBZ-1_bins_9 genome, the region CCCCAGAAAATGCACTGCTCAGTCATGGGGCAAGAGGCGCTGGAGCAGGCCATTGCCCAGTACCGGGGGTGGCCGATAGCACAACCCACGGCAGACCACAGCCCCCTGGTGTGTACCTGCTTCGGGGTGAGTGAGGAGCGCATCCGCAAAGTCGTCCGGGAAAACCGCCTGACCACGGTAGAGGAGGTGACCCACTACCTGAAGGCAGGGGGGGGTTGCGGCACTTGTCGGGAGGCGATTGCCGACATCCTGGCCCGTACCATTGCTCCCCCCCGCTTGACCACCCTGCAAAAAATCCAGCGGATTCAGGCGGTACTGGCGGAGCTGCGCCCCCTGCTCCAGCAAGACGGCGGCGATGTGGAACTGGTGGACCTGGAGGGGGACTGCGTCTGGGTGCAACTCCAAGGGGCCTGCGGTGATTGCCCCAGCCGCCTGGTCACCGTGAAAGACCTGATCCAAGTCCGCCTGCAACGGGTCCTAGGTCCAGCGGTGGTTGTCGAAGCTCTGGCGTAAAGGAGATTAAGGAGGTTGCCATGTGGGTTCTGACTACACCGGGTAAACGCTCACCCCCACGGGTTGATGGCCCTTCCCTGGGCTAATTCTGCGGTTGCATGCGTGGTTGTTGGTTGTTTGGTTTGTTTTAGGAGGACACCATGAGACAGATTGCTTTCTACGGCAAAGGTGGCATTGGCAAATCCACCACCTGCCAAAACGTGATGGCCGCTCTGGCCGAACTGGGACAGCGAATCATGATCGTCGGTTGCGACCCCAAAGCTGACGCTACCCGCTTAATCCTACACAGCAAAGCCCAAAAAACCATTCTACACCTGGCGGCGGAGCGGGGGTCAGTTGAGGACCTGGAGTTGGAGGAAGTGATGCTCACCGGTTACCGGGGCATTCGCTGCGTGGAATCGGGGGGTCCGGAGCCGGGGGTAGGCTGCGCCGGGCGCGGCATTATCACGGCCATTAACTTCCTGGAGGAAAACGGGGCCTACGAAGACTTGGACTTTGTGGCCTATGACGTGTTGGGGGACGTGGTCTGTGGTGGGTTTGCCATGCCCATCCGCGAAGGAAAAGCCCAGGAAATCTACATTGTGGTTTCCGGGGAAATGATGGCCATGTACGCCGCTAACAACATCGCCCGGGGGATTCTCAAATACGCCCATTCCGGCGGTGTGCGTTTGGGGGGTCTCATTTGCAACAGCCGCAAGGTGGACCGGGAGGTGGACCTGATCGAAAACCTGGCCCGCCGGCTCAATACCCAGATGATTCACTTCATTCCCCGGGACAATGTGGTGCAACACGCGGAATTGCGCCGCATGACGGTGAATGAATACGCCCCCGACAGTAAGCAGGCCGAAGAATACCGCATCTTGGCCCGGAAGATTCTCCACAACACCCACCTGACCATCCCCACGCCCCTGGCGATGGAGGACCTGGAGGCCCTGTTAGTGGAATACGGCATCCTGGACGACGAGCAGGCCTACGAGCGGGCTGTGGCGGCGGACCAGGCTAAGCAATTGACCCAGGTTTGACCCCTATGGGCGTGCAACGCTTGCTCGCTTGGGGGTGTTGGACGCCCTATCCCTTACCCATCCATCTGGAGGAACCACCATGAGCAGCGTGTACCAAGAGCGCAAAGAAATCATCCAGGAGGTGCTGGCGGCTTACCCCGAAAAGACCCGCAAGAAACGACAGAAGCATCTCAACGTCCTGGCCGCAGGGGCTACAGACTGTGGCGTGAAGTCCAATATCAAGTCCATCCCTGGAGTGATGACCACCCGCGGTTGCGCCTATGCCGG harbors:
- a CDS encoding NifU family protein, with the protein product MTTLQKIQRIQAVLAELRPLLQQDGGDVELVDLEGDCVWVQLQGACGDCPSRLVTVKDLIQVRLQRVLGPAVVVEALA
- the nifH gene encoding nitrogenase iron protein codes for the protein MRQIAFYGKGGIGKSTTCQNVMAALAELGQRIMIVGCDPKADATRLILHSKAQKTILHLAAERGSVEDLELEEVMLTGYRGIRCVESGGPEPGVGCAGRGIITAINFLEENGAYEDLDFVAYDVLGDVVCGGFAMPIREGKAQEIYIVVSGEMMAMYAANNIARGILKYAHSGGVRLGGLICNSRKVDREVDLIENLARRLNTQMIHFIPRDNVVQHAELRRMTVNEYAPDSKQAEEYRILARKILHNTHLTIPTPLAMEDLEALLVEYGILDDEQAYERAVAADQAKQLTQV